A genomic region of Papaver somniferum cultivar HN1 chromosome 7, ASM357369v1, whole genome shotgun sequence contains the following coding sequences:
- the LOC113293456 gene encoding uncharacterized protein LOC113293456, with amino-acid sequence MPIEKQSEPSVILNEDNENAVSLFQMECTNRFEPKEREIGLSMQDSKQPAGISENENDNEIRPKHTCGVGCKQRLDVSTGNTIERLSNSTKCLTSLEAPLFGQKGEEYAIKCEPVDIPVSSAPKRKRLLETVTDIIDEDDKSLVTKRRVKKPEELTGSPTSEISTMNLCAGDVSLSSKDQNAQEYTTNVQERLVSQRMCVENKSQADGTSKNENTSPDNLEMDESSQEKVCSLTTNSEKVAEETDSDSRDRQSEAVMGNELDSNDEKDS; translated from the coding sequence ATGCCGATTGAAAAGCAATCAGAGCCTTCAGTAATCTTGAATGAAGACAATGAGAATGCTGTTTCACTATTCCAGATGGAATGCACTAATAGATTTGAGCCGAAAGAGAGAGAGATAGGCCTGTCTATGCAAGATAGCAAACAACCCGCTGGTATCAGTGAGAATGAGAACGATAACGAGATCAGGCCAAAGCATACTTGTGGCGTCGGATGCAAACAAAGACTGGACGTATCAACTGGCAATACAATTGAGAGACTTTCAAACTCAACAAAGTGTCTGACATCATTAGAAGCGCCATTGTTTGGTCAGAAAGGCGAGGAATATGCCATCAAATGCGAACCAGTTGATATCCCAGTATCTTCAGCACCGAAAAGAAAGAGGCTCTTGGAAACAGTAACTGACATTATTGATGAGGATGACAAAAGTCTAGTTACTAAACGAAGGGTGAAGAAACCCGAAGAGCTCACAGGAAGTCCTACATCTGAAATCTCTACCATGAATCTATGTGCTGGGGATGTTTCTCTCTCTTCCAAGGATCAAAATGCCCAAGAATACACAACCAATGTACAAGAAAGACTTGTTTCACAAAGAATGTGTGTAGAAAACAAATCTCAGGCTGATGGAACCTCAAAAAATGAGAACACATCTCCAGATAACTTGGAAATGGATGAGTCATCACAAGAGAAGGTATGTAGCTTAACTACTAATAGTGAGAAAGTGGCAGAAGAAACTGATTCTGATAGCAGAGATCGACAAAGTGAAGCTGTAATGGGTAATGAGCTGGATAGCAATGATGAAAAGGATTCGTAA